A single Prevotella sp. E15-22 DNA region contains:
- a CDS encoding alkaline phosphatase family protein: MTNRYIYITLLAVLGFNSEVIAQEETNGAPRLVVSITIDQLRSDFLEAFQPLYTDQGFLRLMADGKVYTNVSYPFIPIDRASASAAITSGVAPYYNNIAGQQWLNRETLRPVGCVDDAKYPGINTNETASPNKLSTSTIGDELKVCTGGKAIVYAIAPFRDAAVLSAGHAANGAFWIDDASGNWCSSRFYFNALPSWAQAYNRLNAPAAKIGQTTWEPYSILASNFSYFMQTGETKPFKHQFEGTQRYKKYKTSALVNRDVTDMALQCVASTGMGNDKITDLLCLTYYAGTYDHKAVTDCQLEVQDTYIRLNKELSRLIDKLEEKLKRKDLLVVITSTGYSNEEMSDYQAYKIPSGTFYMNRSTNLMNMYLGATWGQGDYVETVYKNQIFLNRKLLESKKISMTEALNRSQEFMAMMSGVRNVYTSLQLLTSQNEMIQKVRNGFSPDNCGDIFIETAPGWRILHEDTQESDFSKASYIQFPIIFYGAGTSPERIQVPVTIDQIAPTLARCIRIRAPNACSSKPLF; this comes from the coding sequence ATGACAAATAGATACATTTATATCACGCTATTAGCCGTGCTGGGCTTTAACTCAGAAGTCATAGCACAGGAAGAAACCAACGGCGCGCCGCGACTGGTGGTCAGCATCACTATTGACCAACTGAGAAGTGACTTCCTGGAAGCTTTCCAACCGCTTTATACGGACCAAGGATTCCTTCGCCTAATGGCCGATGGTAAAGTTTATACAAATGTATCTTATCCTTTTATTCCTATAGATAGAGCTTCGGCAAGTGCAGCCATCACATCGGGTGTTGCACCTTATTATAATAATATTGCCGGACAGCAATGGCTGAATCGCGAGACACTCAGACCTGTTGGTTGTGTGGACGATGCAAAATATCCTGGCATCAACACCAACGAGACCGCCTCACCCAACAAATTGAGTACATCAACAATTGGCGACGAACTGAAAGTATGTACTGGCGGAAAAGCCATTGTATATGCCATTGCGCCCTTCCGCGACGCAGCTGTACTTTCTGCAGGACATGCGGCAAATGGTGCCTTTTGGATTGACGATGCCAGTGGCAACTGGTGTTCGTCACGCTTTTATTTTAATGCTCTGCCTTCGTGGGCCCAGGCATACAACAGGCTAAATGCGCCAGCAGCAAAGATTGGTCAAACAACATGGGAACCCTACTCGATACTGGCTAGCAATTTCAGCTATTTCATGCAGACGGGTGAGACAAAACCATTTAAGCACCAGTTTGAAGGCACACAACGATACAAGAAATATAAGACTAGCGCCCTAGTCAATAGAGACGTTACAGACATGGCGCTGCAATGCGTAGCCAGCACAGGCATGGGTAATGACAAGATTACGGACTTACTCTGTCTGACATATTATGCGGGCACATACGATCACAAGGCTGTGACAGATTGTCAGTTGGAAGTACAAGACACGTATATCCGACTGAACAAAGAGTTGAGTCGACTCATCGATAAACTGGAAGAAAAACTGAAGCGCAAGGACCTGCTTGTCGTCATCACAAGCACTGGATACAGCAACGAAGAAATGTCTGATTATCAGGCATATAAGATTCCATCAGGTACTTTCTACATGAACAGATCGACAAACCTGATGAACATGTATCTGGGTGCCACCTGGGGACAAGGCGATTACGTGGAGACGGTATATAAAAACCAAATCTTCCTGAACCGCAAGTTGCTGGAGTCGAAGAAAATCAGTATGACTGAGGCCCTAAACCGCAGTCAGGAATTCATGGCTATGATGTCGGGCGTAAGAAACGTCTATACGTCACTACAGCTACTGACCAGCCAGAACGAAATGATTCAGAAGGTGCGCAACGGCTTTAGTCCCGACAACTGCGGCGACATATTCATCGAAACAGCTCCCGGTTGGCGCATTCTGCATGAGGACACACAAGAAAGCGATTTCTCAAAAGCATCATATATACAATTCCCGATAATTTTCTATGGTGCAGGCACAAGTCCTGAACGCATACAAGTGCCCGTTACCATTGATCAGATTGCGCCCACTCTGGCGCGATGCATCCGCATCAGGGCTCCAAATGCGTGCTCGTCGAAACCATTATTCTAA
- a CDS encoding DUF4105 domain-containing protein, producing MDSVEIGLITCSPHEEIYSLYGHTALRYHDLKRGIDGIYNWGVFDYTKPHFALRFVFGLTDYELGVAPTLPFCEYYENWGSMVTEHILNLTRQEKLNIRNALIENCKPENRVYRYNFFYDNCSTRPRNIIEQSIEGELFYQPREDYSPTYREMLHQHNSHHVWTAFGIDLLLGIKADAKTSREEQEFLPDNLRYDFDRAYVMHDGKREPFVKERRLLVPAGIQTTESDFPLRPFDIFLALMVLTAFVSFYEIYKKTKLWWYDALLMVLTGLPGLVLLLMIFSEHPTTSINLQILLLNPIALLFVWPIWKKRKTKWFLINFICLIIFLLGSFWQDYAEGMVFLALSLLFRCLDHYNDK from the coding sequence ATGGACAGTGTGGAGATTGGACTCATCACCTGTTCACCTCACGAGGAGATATATAGTCTTTACGGACATACCGCCCTGCGTTATCATGATTTGAAGCGCGGCATTGACGGCATATACAACTGGGGCGTGTTCGATTATACAAAGCCTCACTTCGCCCTACGCTTTGTTTTCGGCTTAACTGACTACGAACTGGGCGTGGCTCCCACCCTGCCCTTTTGCGAGTATTATGAGAATTGGGGCAGCATGGTGACAGAACACATATTGAATCTGACTCGCCAAGAGAAGTTGAACATCAGGAATGCGTTGATTGAAAACTGCAAACCCGAGAACAGGGTTTATCGTTATAACTTCTTTTATGACAACTGCTCTACGCGTCCTCGCAATATCATTGAGCAGAGCATAGAGGGAGAATTGTTTTACCAGCCAAGAGAGGATTATAGTCCCACATACCGCGAAATGCTGCATCAACACAATTCGCACCATGTTTGGACAGCGTTTGGCATCGACTTATTACTGGGCATCAAGGCTGATGCAAAGACCAGTCGCGAGGAACAGGAATTCCTGCCTGACAACCTTCGTTACGATTTCGACCGTGCCTATGTGATGCACGATGGAAAGCGAGAGCCTTTTGTTAAAGAGCGCCGCCTACTTGTGCCTGCAGGAATACAGACAACGGAATCAGATTTTCCCTTGAGACCTTTCGACATCTTCCTGGCTTTAATGGTTCTCACGGCATTTGTTTCGTTCTATGAGATATACAAGAAAACAAAGTTATGGTGGTACGATGCTCTATTAATGGTTCTGACGGGACTACCCGGTCTTGTTTTGCTGTTGATGATCTTCTCAGAGCATCCCACAACAAGTATTAATCTGCAGATTCTACTTCTAAATCCTATTGCCCTACTCTTCGTATGGCCCATTTGGAAGAAACGTAAGACAAAGTGGTTTCTCATCAACTTTATATGCCTGATTATATTCCTTCTTGGCAGTTTCTGGCAAGACTATGCAGAGGGCATGGTATTTTTGGCATTATCTTTGCTATTTAGATGTTTAGATCATTACAATGACAAATAG